Proteins from a genomic interval of Mercenaria mercenaria strain notata unplaced genomic scaffold, MADL_Memer_1 contig_4146, whole genome shotgun sequence:
- the LOC123560030 gene encoding uncharacterized protein LOC123560030, with product MATKERNEGHVKTIISGRTMSRSSMASTSRLSSSTRLPSSLRSSRIDFIASRRSSNFGSSPSRRSSSVKLTSPVRGLTSPVRRPRIINKQILDRKASKQSLMSENIPNEFETMNENTVPEELEIFIDRCKNIEKTAVQNIKKVEQSHAAVTAEIKKYRKQVNNVLDVWEKEALEKVDDIMKCDIAHLNSILEECVKLEEEILQSAKEVTEYKTKLLEVNVIETEAKNTYREYKFICNESISNLLKTETRIGEVEITHEVAGLYNNLNGFDSFVPTYLEEINVKAETDTFDCDITGMAMIGTHKLVVTDTDNKSIKSVDTKLKRITSHLNFSSGPWDLTMVHRGQLAVTIPSEKIIQFVLTTGGLTRDRHLKVSGECHGITYRRECLIVSFRSPGKVQIMNLQGRVLKIINQDLHKTRLFDWPDYIAVSKDDSSIYVSDWQRNTVTRLSWKGEVTGVYKDTIGTNMAGIAIAKDGSVFVCKRTSHSIVKLSPDCSVSNTILKEKHGLKYPWSLCFCDEESKLYVDNNRNSNTIAVFELR from the coding sequence ATGGCCACAAAAGAGAGAAACGAAGGTCATGTCAAGACTATAATTTCTGGTAggacaatgtcaaggtcaagtaTGGCGTCGACATCGAGATTGTCAAGTAGTACGCGGTTACCATCGTCTTTGCGCTCAAGTAGAATAGACTTTATTGCATCACGAAGGTCAAGCAATTTCGGATCTTCACCGTCCAGACGTTCAAGCAGTGTAAAACTGACATCACCTGTCCGTGGTCTGACGTCGCCTGTTCGAAGACCAAGAATAATTAACAAACAAATTTTGGACAGAAAAGCAAGCAAACAGTCTTTGATGTCTGAAAATATTCCGAATGAATTTGAAACTATGAATGAAAACACTGTACCAGAAGAACTAGAAATATTTATTGATAGATGCAAAAACATTGAAAAGACTGCTGTTCAAAATATCAAGAAGGTTGAACAAAGTCACGCAGCGGTCACAGCTGAGATAAAGAAGTATAGAAAACAGGTGAATAATGTCCTAGATGTATGGGAAAAAGAAGCACTGGAAAAAGTTGATGATATCATGAAGTGTGATATCGCTCATCTTAATTCCATATTAGAGGAATGTGTCAAACTCGAAGAGGAAATACTACAATCAGCAAAGGAGGTgacagaatataaaacaaaattgttggAGGTAAATGTTATTGAAACTGAAGCGAAGAATACTTACAGAGAATATAAATTCATATGCAACGAAAGTATATCAAACCTTTTAAAAACGGAAACTCGAATTGGTGAAGTAGAAATCACGCACGAAGTGGCCGGACTCTACAACAATCTGAATGGATTTGATAGTTTTGTCCCAACATATCTTGAAGAGATAAATGTTAAAGCTGAAACTGATACATTTGATTGTGATATAACTGGAATGGCGATGATTGGTACCCACAAGCTTGTAGTTACTGACACGGATAATAAATCTATTAAGAGTGTAGACACAAAACTCAAGAGAATCACTTCACACCTGAACTTTTCCTCTGGTCCCTGGGATTTGACAATGGTACACAGGGGCCAACTTGCGGTCACTATACCTAGTGAGAAAATAATACAGTTTGTACTAACCACCGGCGGCCTGACAAGAGACCGGCATCTCAAGGTTAGCGGAGAATGCCACGGGATAACCTATCGCCGTGAATGTTTAATCGTATCTTTTCGGTCGCCTGGTAAAGTTCAAATAATGAATCTTCAAGGTCgtgttttaaaaatcataaatcaaGATTTACATAAAACTAGACTATTTGACTGGCCGGATTACATCGCCGTTAGCAAGGACGACAGCTCTATTTATGTTTCAGACTGGCAAAGAAACACAGTTACCCGTCTTAGTTGGAAAGGGGAAGTCACTGGCGTTTACAAAGATACCATTGGTACCAATATGGCAGGAATTGCAATTGCAAAAGACGGGAGTGTATTTGTCTGCAAAAGAACGAGTCATTCAATTGTGAAACTAAGCCCGGACTGTTCAGTTAGCAATACAATCCTTAAGGAGAAACATGGACTCAAATATCCGTGGTCATTGTGCTTCTGCGACGAGGAAAGTAAACTCTACGTTGACAATAACAGAAACAGTAATACTATTGCAGTCTTTGAACTGCGATGA